In the Paenibacillus sp. FSL H7-0357 genome, one interval contains:
- a CDS encoding alpha/beta hydrolase, producing the protein MIHQKLPLLDNSAATLTTYILDDGEFDRKNLVRPAVVICPGGGYNVISQNEGEPVALAYSRMGYHAFVLSYSVKIDNPFPTALLELAHAMALIREHADEWLVDKDNISVVGFSAGGNLALSLGIYHNQPLLNEGTGLSASQIKPNQILLGYPAVTLEPRSEKTPDFVIELMEKGLMPDMRGPSIREILMGKENLSDEEKDSLNLLHYIHSELPRTFIWGTYQDTVILPTDLFGLAEALFRNEVPCELHMFEKGPHGMSLADETVKAAEQLQHLHLSEWFQLSMKWLKQGVGAQ; encoded by the coding sequence GTGATTCATCAAAAGCTTCCGCTGCTGGATAACTCAGCAGCTACACTCACCACCTATATTCTGGATGATGGAGAATTCGACCGAAAAAACCTGGTGCGTCCAGCTGTTGTGATCTGCCCTGGCGGCGGTTATAACGTCATTTCCCAAAATGAAGGAGAACCTGTAGCGCTCGCATACAGCAGAATGGGTTACCACGCTTTTGTCTTGTCCTATTCTGTAAAAATTGATAATCCGTTTCCTACTGCGCTGCTAGAGTTGGCCCATGCGATGGCTCTCATTCGGGAACATGCGGATGAATGGCTTGTGGACAAAGACAATATTTCAGTGGTTGGCTTCTCTGCCGGCGGAAATCTTGCGCTTAGTCTGGGGATTTATCATAATCAGCCCCTACTTAATGAAGGTACGGGATTAAGCGCCTCCCAAATCAAGCCCAATCAAATACTGCTTGGCTATCCGGCGGTTACACTGGAACCTCGTTCCGAGAAAACTCCCGATTTCGTCATTGAACTGATGGAGAAAGGCTTGATGCCCGATATGAGAGGGCCAAGCATCCGTGAAATCCTTATGGGCAAAGAAAATTTGTCGGATGAAGAGAAAGATTCTTTAAATCTGCTGCATTATATCCATTCAGAGCTTCCCCGCACATTCATCTGGGGCACTTATCAAGATACGGTGATTCTACCGACGGATTTATTTGGCCTGGCTGAGGCATTATTCCGCAATGAGGTACCCTGTGAACTGCATATGTTCGAAAAAGGGCCGCATGGCATGTCGCTCGCCGATGAAACGGTCAAAGCGGCGGAGCAGTTACAGCACTTGCATCTCTCCGAGTGGTTTCAACTGAGTATGAAATGGCTGAAGCAAGGAGTGGGGGCGCAGTGA
- a CDS encoding sugar ABC transporter ATP-binding protein: MDKQVFLETKQISKKFNDVTAVNQVSMNVRLGEIRGLIGENGSGKSTISAMMSGLLSVTSGEMRIDGATYRPKDTLDAREHKISMIVQETGTIPELSIAENMFLGEEQRFVKRGFVDYKRMNQEAERALELIELRELDVTRPMYTLGFEQRKLIEIARALYYDPTLFIVDETTTALSHEGRVLIHQIMRRLRDQNKAVLFISHDLSELMDVCDVLTVMRDGELITSIEKQDFDENHIKQSMVGRVIEGNYYRVDYDGSYDDQVMIQVRNVSSSVLKDIQLDLHKGEILGIGGLSGSGMHELGKLLYGGLKPVKGEVLVYENKEDGTPAIPRNLKSIKAAMASGIGYVSKDRDKETLIMEASIKDNLVLSALDQLSHFGLILPGEEKRFALRQIEGLKIKASSMNQNVGELSGGNKQKVSFGKWIGNHSKILILDSPTRGVDVGVKTTMYQLLYTLKKEGYSILMISEELPELIGMSDRILMMKDGRICKEFSRAENLSEAMLIEHMI; this comes from the coding sequence ATGGATAAGCAAGTTTTTCTGGAGACCAAGCAGATAAGTAAAAAATTTAACGATGTAACCGCTGTTAATCAGGTCAGCATGAATGTAAGGCTTGGAGAAATTCGAGGTCTTATCGGAGAGAACGGTTCCGGTAAATCAACCATTTCGGCCATGATGAGCGGACTGTTGTCCGTCACGAGCGGTGAAATGCGCATTGATGGCGCAACCTACCGTCCCAAGGACACACTCGATGCGAGGGAGCATAAGATTTCAATGATTGTGCAGGAGACGGGCACCATTCCCGAATTGTCAATTGCAGAGAATATGTTTCTTGGCGAGGAGCAGCGGTTTGTTAAGCGGGGATTCGTCGATTATAAACGGATGAATCAGGAAGCGGAGCGAGCGCTGGAACTGATTGAGCTGCGTGAGCTCGATGTAACCAGACCCATGTATACGCTAGGTTTTGAGCAGAGAAAGCTGATCGAAATCGCCAGAGCCCTGTACTATGATCCTACATTGTTCATTGTTGATGAGACAACTACCGCTTTGTCGCATGAAGGCAGAGTTCTGATCCACCAGATTATGCGCAGGCTTAGAGACCAGAATAAGGCCGTATTGTTTATTTCCCACGATCTTAGTGAGTTGATGGATGTTTGCGATGTGCTGACGGTCATGCGGGATGGCGAACTGATTACAAGCATTGAGAAGCAGGATTTTGATGAGAATCACATTAAGCAATCCATGGTAGGCAGGGTCATTGAAGGGAATTATTACCGGGTTGATTACGATGGTTCCTATGACGATCAGGTTATGATCCAGGTCAGGAATGTCAGCAGCTCCGTTTTGAAGGACATCCAGTTGGATCTGCACAAAGGTGAGATTCTGGGGATAGGCGGGCTGTCAGGCAGTGGAATGCATGAGTTGGGCAAGTTATTGTATGGGGGTCTAAAGCCAGTGAAGGGAGAGGTCCTGGTCTATGAGAATAAGGAGGACGGCACTCCTGCTATTCCCCGCAACCTGAAGAGTATTAAGGCGGCAATGGCCAGCGGGATCGGTTATGTATCCAAGGACAGAGATAAAGAAACTCTAATTATGGAAGCGTCGATCAAGGATAATCTGGTTTTGTCCGCGCTGGACCAGCTTTCACACTTTGGTTTGATTCTGCCCGGCGAAGAGAAACGGTTTGCCTTGAGACAGATTGAGGGGTTGAAGATTAAAGCCAGCAGTATGAATCAGAACGTAGGGGAATTGTCGGGAGGCAATAAACAGAAAGTGTCCTTCGGCAAATGGATCGGGAACCACTCGAAAATTCTGATTTTAGACAGTCCTACCCGAGGTGTGGATGTAGGTGTTAAAACCACTATGTACCAGTTGCTCTATACTTTGAAGAAAGAAGGGTATTCCATACTGATGATTTCAGAGGAATTACCGGAACTGATTGGTATGAGCGACCGGATTCTGATGATGAAGGACGGGAGAATATGCAAAGAGTTCTCCAGGGCGGAGAATCTCAGTGAGGCTATGCTAATTGAACACATGATTTAG
- a CDS encoding glycoside hydrolase family 3 protein: MDINRLREKPFNLNEEDMKWVQVTFEKMTMQEKIGQLFFMVGYKQDEPFLKHIAEEIGIGGLMCRSMAKEEVVATVSTLQKSAQIPLLIAANLEAGGQGITSDGTKVGSNMAVAATGNDELAYELGRICAIEGGSVGANYAFAPVVDIDFNFRNPITNTRTFGSSTERVKTMGAAYVKGCQEQGMAASIKHFPGDGVDERDQHLVTSVNSLTTEEWDHTFGSVYRHLIDEGAKTVMVGHIVLPEYSKLLNPSLRDEDILPASLASELLGGLLRERLGFNGLIITDATTMAGMNIPMPRNELVPRAIENGCDMFLFTKNLEEDLKFMREGLAAGMLSTNRLDEAVLRILGLKASLKLHERENVPVLAKAEQVLRHDSHRETARAIADQSITLVKEEEGVFPIIPERFPRVLLYGIESEANALGYNKTSGLAASFIPLLENEGFSVTLFEPTGVYEGLQGSFTEMIKSYDIIVYLCNLATKSNQTAVRIEWLNPMGINVPNYINSIPTVFISTENPYHLLDVPRVKTYINTYGVNEYTLPLLIEKLMGVSEFAGKSPVDPFCDKWDTKL; the protein is encoded by the coding sequence GTGGATATTAACCGTTTGAGAGAGAAGCCATTTAATCTGAATGAAGAAGACATGAAATGGGTACAAGTAACATTTGAGAAAATGACGATGCAGGAAAAGATCGGGCAGTTGTTTTTCATGGTTGGCTACAAACAGGATGAACCGTTCTTGAAGCATATTGCAGAAGAGATTGGCATCGGAGGTTTGATGTGCCGTTCTATGGCCAAGGAAGAAGTGGTTGCCACTGTATCAACCCTGCAGAAGTCGGCGCAGATTCCTCTGCTTATAGCCGCCAATCTGGAGGCGGGCGGACAGGGCATAACTAGTGACGGCACCAAAGTTGGTTCGAATATGGCAGTTGCCGCAACCGGAAACGATGAGTTGGCTTACGAATTAGGAAGAATATGCGCCATTGAAGGCGGTAGCGTAGGCGCCAACTATGCGTTTGCTCCCGTTGTCGACATTGACTTCAACTTCCGCAACCCCATCACCAATACAAGAACCTTCGGGAGCAGCACGGAGCGGGTTAAAACAATGGGGGCTGCTTATGTGAAGGGCTGCCAGGAGCAGGGCATGGCTGCTTCGATCAAGCATTTTCCTGGCGACGGTGTGGATGAGAGAGATCAACATCTTGTGACTTCTGTTAATTCCTTAACAACAGAAGAATGGGACCATACATTCGGAAGTGTGTACCGGCATTTGATCGATGAAGGAGCCAAGACGGTCATGGTCGGGCATATTGTCCTTCCTGAATACTCCAAACTTTTGAATCCGTCTCTTCGCGATGAGGACATTCTGCCCGCATCACTGGCAAGCGAGCTGCTTGGTGGGCTGCTGCGGGAACGGCTTGGCTTCAATGGACTGATTATCACCGATGCGACAACGATGGCGGGGATGAACATTCCGATGCCGAGAAATGAGCTGGTGCCCCGGGCGATTGAAAACGGCTGCGATATGTTCCTGTTCACGAAAAACCTGGAAGAAGATTTGAAGTTTATGCGGGAAGGTCTGGCGGCAGGCATGCTCTCCACTAACAGATTAGATGAGGCTGTTCTCCGCATTCTGGGGCTCAAGGCATCACTCAAGTTGCATGAGCGGGAGAATGTACCGGTACTTGCCAAGGCTGAACAGGTGCTTAGGCATGATAGCCACCGGGAAACTGCCAGAGCCATCGCTGATCAATCAATCACATTAGTCAAAGAGGAAGAGGGAGTATTCCCAATTATACCGGAGCGTTTCCCTCGTGTGTTGCTTTACGGCATCGAGAGTGAGGCTAACGCGCTAGGTTACAACAAGACCAGTGGCCTGGCGGCTTCATTTATTCCACTGCTCGAGAACGAGGGATTCTCCGTAACCCTTTTTGAGCCAACGGGCGTCTACGAAGGATTGCAGGGCTCTTTTACAGAAATGATAAAAAGCTATGATATTATAGTCTATCTGTGTAATCTGGCAACCAAGTCCAATCAGACAGCTGTCCGGATTGAGTGGCTTAATCCGATGGGCATCAATGTTCCAAATTATATTAATTCCATTCCGACAGTGTTTATTTCTACAGAGAACCCATATCATCTACTTGATGTTCCGCGTGTCAAGACCTACATTAACACTTATGGAGTCAATGAGTATACATTGCCGCTGCTGATTGAGAAGCTGATGGGCGTATCGGAGTTTGCAGGCAAGAGCCCTGTTGATCCGTTTTGCGATAAATGGGATACAAAATTATAG
- a CDS encoding sugar ABC transporter substrate-binding protein, translating into MKKSKVTLILSVLMMLVGIVLTGCGDKANNTGGKEKDQINIGVMLYNYTDIQGQEIKSYGSYLEENFNVKFNYATVGSSEEDHIKGLENLLASGVDGVISGYDTALEQSVSLAEEAGVYYSVALGDVDGSIASDYFVGGIKQFGDNPADLGALYAEQAYRAGARNIGVTSFPEFAFLDAPAIISGLTEKMKELDVDHQVTIYPTEYHSFAPENASDAVTKIISEHPEVDTIFGLGSGMDFVYPAILNSSSPGIHLLALGYNNSTSSGLASGNVLMAGTNNYTQIVANAFAQLYDRIHGKVYSDWQPNGRVNYVTLSSVEETDNFNKYVIPSDKSKGSVTADELKKVMLSFNESATWESLQALTSRTLPEIQQARNE; encoded by the coding sequence ATGAAAAAAAGTAAAGTAACCCTTATTCTAAGCGTGCTTATGATGCTGGTTGGAATCGTTCTCACCGGCTGTGGTGACAAAGCCAATAATACAGGCGGCAAAGAGAAGGATCAGATTAACATTGGGGTCATGTTGTACAATTATACGGATATTCAAGGCCAGGAAATCAAATCTTACGGCTCCTATCTGGAAGAAAATTTCAATGTGAAGTTCAATTATGCAACCGTGGGTTCAAGCGAGGAGGACCATATTAAAGGTCTTGAGAATCTTCTTGCCTCAGGTGTGGATGGAGTCATAAGCGGTTATGATACCGCGCTTGAACAAAGTGTGAGCTTGGCGGAAGAAGCTGGTGTGTATTATTCGGTAGCGCTGGGGGATGTGGATGGAAGTATAGCCAGTGACTACTTTGTCGGAGGGATCAAGCAATTCGGCGACAACCCGGCGGACTTGGGTGCCTTGTATGCTGAGCAGGCTTACCGGGCAGGGGCCAGAAATATCGGAGTCACTTCATTTCCTGAGTTTGCTTTCTTGGACGCTCCGGCAATCATTTCGGGTCTGACTGAGAAAATGAAAGAATTGGACGTTGACCATCAAGTTACTATCTATCCAACGGAATACCATTCCTTCGCGCCAGAGAACGCAAGTGATGCAGTAACCAAAATCATCTCCGAGCATCCGGAAGTGGATACGATCTTTGGTCTGGGTTCAGGGATGGACTTTGTTTATCCGGCTATCCTGAACAGCTCTTCTCCCGGAATCCATCTGCTTGCGCTAGGCTATAACAACTCTACAAGTTCGGGTCTTGCGAGTGGCAATGTCTTGATGGCTGGAACAAACAATTACACGCAGATTGTAGCCAACGCCTTTGCGCAGCTGTACGACCGGATTCATGGAAAAGTGTATTCCGATTGGCAGCCTAATGGAAGAGTCAACTATGTAACGCTGAGCTCAGTAGAAGAAACTGATAATTTCAACAAATATGTGATTCCATCCGACAAGTCGAAAGGTTCGGTTACCGCTGATGAACTTAAGAAAGTAATGCTGAGCTTCAACGAATCCGCTACATGGGAATCGCTGCAGGCATTAACCAGCCGTACTTTGCCAGAAATTCAACAGGCCAGAAATGAATAG
- a CDS encoding ABC transporter permease codes for MKNLWIKRVWGLLKTFLFPVLVYVIFLLITFMMDRSGYATSGAFDRIIRNSVLSTIIAYAIALPLSGARWDFAPGIIIILSGIIGSNLAIDLDGGPMTLLLLTMGIAVVLSLLEGVLYLAIRVPTIIVSLGVVMVYEALSGIVYGGTGTQLYMHPQLTIFARSPWIYVVLLITMTLFYILLGRTKFGYDMRSLAASPRLAVNMGVKEKKNIIITYLIVGALLGVAAVINASTVLVSPANNLSSTSLMFSSMGPVLVGLYLARFSNIPLGIFAGALGMNALSYGMVVMGIDSSIQTVNLGVFIVAFMGYTSNQEKIREFSKKIRIGAKNKSIRRQSQ; via the coding sequence ATGAAGAATCTTTGGATTAAGAGAGTTTGGGGTTTGCTCAAAACATTTTTGTTCCCAGTATTAGTATATGTAATCTTTCTGCTAATTACCTTCATGATGGATCGGTCAGGTTATGCAACATCAGGGGCATTTGACCGAATCATTAGAAATAGCGTGCTATCCACGATTATAGCCTATGCCATCGCGTTGCCCTTGTCGGGAGCGCGATGGGACTTCGCACCAGGGATTATTATTATTCTCTCAGGCATAATTGGCAGTAATCTGGCGATCGATTTGGACGGGGGTCCAATGACACTTTTACTGCTGACAATGGGAATTGCGGTGGTTCTTAGTCTGCTGGAGGGTGTTCTTTACCTGGCAATCAGAGTTCCGACCATCATTGTTTCACTTGGTGTAGTGATGGTGTACGAAGCGTTGTCGGGCATCGTCTATGGCGGGACTGGGACACAACTGTACATGCATCCCCAACTAACTATTTTTGCCCGGTCTCCATGGATATATGTTGTGCTGCTGATTACTATGACGCTGTTCTATATTCTGCTGGGCCGGACGAAATTTGGTTATGATATGCGTTCACTTGCGGCTAGTCCCCGTCTGGCGGTCAATATGGGTGTTAAAGAGAAAAAGAATATTATTATTACTTATTTGATAGTGGGTGCATTGCTCGGCGTTGCGGCTGTTATCAATGCCTCCACGGTATTGGTGTCACCGGCTAACAATCTGAGCTCCACCTCGCTGATGTTCTCATCAATGGGGCCGGTATTGGTTGGACTTTATTTGGCGCGTTTCTCGAATATCCCCCTTGGGATTTTTGCCGGTGCGCTGGGAATGAATGCCCTATCCTATGGCATGGTCGTGATGGGGATTGACAGCTCTATACAGACCGTTAATCTTGGTGTGTTCATTGTGGCTTTCATGGGATATACCTCTAATCAGGAGAAGATACGCGAATTTTCCAAGAAAATCAGAATTGGTGCCAAAAACAAAAGCATTAGGCGACAATCTCAGTAA
- a CDS encoding GH39 family glycosyl hydrolase, producing the protein MEFRHEVISFPKQLPIKFFLHRIGHVNRHWHQSLELIINIKGNVHITVSNLSYELGPGDIILINSNEVHELHADNATMIALQIKLELLKESTMDIQRMYYDCNSARSGDSERFKNIKRIVAQILKYNINSNEYIDLKNISLVYELIYELCSNFSSDKEEGLSYSQENLDRLSRILDYVNSKYNDRISLQNVAKAEYLSVPYLSKYFKTSMGISFSDYLKDIRLHHAVNDLTNESLTIDKVAVQNGFPNVRSFVVAFTDKYGEVPSVWRKKHAGEILGSIEATKEKSVNYYQDEPLSYYEDISAFIESNLESAPVNLPQRVGSSRTSLIEVPVSNCLMALHHHFKNFIGVSRAKEVLLADVQQALRIAQEEIGFKYIKMHSLLDDDMMVYSEDAEGKAIYNFHFIDMVFDFLLSIRLKPLVQFSFMPKLLASNLEKTVFYNQINTSPPKSIDKWNQLIRALTLHLIQRYGLGEVKTWLFCVWNEPSSSNLLFGFSNDDIFNKLYLNTYETVKQIDPSIPFGGPAAFSTYNKNEDWLFRFLDFSRAAGCTPDFITIHYYDIDLWDYNGQDNQLNLSPVSHSFTEFIDRLKQRLEEAKFDSLPVYLTEWNSTVSHKDLMSDTCFKSAYIIKNLTENYDRLDAFGYWLLTDLHEENLLPQQLFHGGLGLFTYNNIKKPSYHAFFLLNKLGDELIARGDGYFITKSRTGFQILLHNYHHYDEVYAQGVSISISYHERYSHFPIKSRKEFNFELSPVNGNYDFVQHIVNQQFGSAFDNENSFGAAAGHSVEEINYLRSISVPKLSKKCVTASGSLPIQVILEPFEICLIELIERSE; encoded by the coding sequence ATGGAATTCCGACACGAGGTTATTAGTTTCCCCAAACAACTGCCTATTAAATTCTTCCTTCACCGCATCGGGCATGTTAACCGCCACTGGCATCAATCGTTGGAGCTTATAATCAATATCAAAGGAAATGTGCATATAACTGTCAGCAACTTGTCCTATGAGCTTGGACCCGGAGATATTATTCTGATTAATTCTAACGAGGTTCATGAGCTGCATGCGGATAATGCGACAATGATAGCATTACAAATCAAACTTGAATTGCTTAAAGAATCAACTATGGATATTCAGAGAATGTATTATGACTGCAACTCAGCCCGTTCCGGTGACTCAGAGCGATTCAAAAATATTAAGCGGATCGTTGCCCAAATTCTGAAATATAATATAAACTCCAACGAGTATATCGATCTCAAAAATATTTCACTGGTGTATGAGCTGATCTATGAACTATGCTCCAATTTCAGCAGTGACAAGGAGGAAGGCCTCAGCTACTCCCAAGAGAATCTGGATAGGCTGAGCCGAATACTGGATTATGTCAACAGCAAATACAATGATCGAATCTCTTTGCAAAATGTGGCCAAAGCAGAATATTTATCCGTCCCCTATTTATCCAAATACTTCAAAACGAGCATGGGTATATCCTTCAGTGACTACCTGAAGGATATACGCCTGCATCATGCAGTAAATGATCTTACGAATGAGTCGCTGACTATTGACAAGGTGGCGGTACAGAACGGCTTTCCCAATGTCCGATCATTCGTCGTGGCTTTCACTGATAAATACGGGGAAGTTCCGAGTGTATGGAGGAAAAAGCATGCAGGCGAAATTTTGGGAAGCATAGAAGCTACCAAAGAAAAATCCGTGAATTACTATCAGGATGAGCCGCTTTCTTATTATGAGGATATTTCAGCCTTCATAGAGAGCAATCTGGAATCTGCCCCCGTCAATTTGCCTCAGCGGGTGGGCAGCAGTAGAACTTCTTTGATTGAAGTTCCAGTTTCCAACTGCCTGATGGCACTTCACCATCATTTCAAGAACTTTATTGGAGTAAGCCGGGCCAAGGAGGTTCTGCTCGCCGATGTGCAGCAGGCACTGCGCATCGCACAGGAGGAAATTGGTTTCAAATATATAAAAATGCACAGCCTGCTGGATGATGACATGATGGTTTATAGTGAGGACGCAGAGGGAAAAGCAATCTATAATTTTCATTTTATTGATATGGTATTTGATTTCCTGCTCTCCATCCGCCTGAAGCCGCTGGTGCAGTTCTCCTTCATGCCAAAGCTGCTCGCCAGCAATCTGGAGAAAACCGTCTTTTACAATCAAATCAACACCAGTCCTCCGAAGAGCATAGATAAATGGAATCAACTCATCCGGGCGCTGACACTGCATCTAATTCAGCGGTACGGCTTGGGAGAAGTCAAGACATGGCTGTTTTGCGTATGGAATGAACCCAGCTCCTCCAATTTACTGTTTGGCTTCAGCAATGACGACATCTTCAATAAGCTGTACCTTAATACTTATGAAACCGTGAAGCAGATTGATCCTTCCATTCCCTTCGGGGGGCCAGCTGCCTTCTCCACCTATAACAAGAACGAAGACTGGCTGTTTCGGTTTCTGGATTTCTCCAGAGCTGCGGGCTGCACGCCGGACTTCATTACAATCCATTATTACGATATCGATTTATGGGATTATAATGGTCAAGATAACCAGTTGAATCTGAGTCCAGTGAGCCATTCCTTCACTGAATTTATTGACCGGCTGAAGCAGCGACTTGAGGAAGCCAAGTTCGACTCGCTGCCGGTATATCTCACGGAGTGGAATTCGACAGTCTCCCATAAAGACCTGATGAGTGATACCTGCTTCAAATCGGCTTATATCATTAAGAATCTCACCGAGAACTATGACCGTCTGGATGCTTTTGGGTATTGGCTGTTAACCGATCTGCATGAAGAAAATCTCCTTCCGCAGCAGTTGTTCCACGGAGGGCTTGGCCTCTTCACCTATAACAATATTAAAAAACCGTCTTATCATGCTTTCTTCCTCCTTAACAAACTGGGGGATGAGTTGATTGCGCGCGGCGATGGATATTTCATTACCAAATCACGAACCGGCTTTCAGATTTTGCTGCATAATTATCATCATTATGATGAGGTCTACGCTCAAGGAGTTTCTATAAGTATCTCTTATCACGAACGGTACTCTCATTTCCCGATAAAATCACGAAAGGAGTTTAATTTTGAATTATCGCCGGTTAATGGCAACTATGACTTTGTGCAGCATATCGTGAATCAGCAGTTCGGAAGCGCATTTGACAATGAGAACAGTTTTGGTGCAGCCGCGGG
- a CDS encoding ABC transporter permease, whose translation MEHGNTATQGRLGRGRFPGTLGFLKKNKNTLIQYAGLALVIVVFALLTGGDLLSSFNLRTIIKQLAVLFTISVGMVFIFSHGGMDISVGAVMALSSLTAVYTLNAGAPLAVGILAAIVVSVICYLLNVFIAIQFGLMSVISSLSVMFIARGLVTYKVSTATEKLSVVDTEQLKLLGRNIPFILIFLILIGLIGIVLFHYTKIGKYNRAIGDNSLAAMQSGVQVKKAKITGYALAGVLVGFASILSLARSTVISENTGAGMEMDVIVALILGGLSLNGGSKAKMSSAIVGSITYILLNNGLVMVGVAPEMVSLVKGVVFLLVVFLLLKRPSSEVMPR comes from the coding sequence ATGGAACACGGCAATACAGCTACACAAGGAAGACTCGGCAGGGGAAGATTCCCGGGCACTCTCGGCTTTCTAAAAAAAAATAAAAATACATTAATTCAATATGCAGGTTTGGCGCTTGTCATCGTAGTCTTTGCCCTATTGACCGGTGGGGACTTGCTGTCAAGCTTTAACCTGCGGACGATTATCAAGCAGCTTGCTGTACTATTCACGATTTCAGTAGGAATGGTCTTTATCTTCTCCCATGGCGGCATGGATATATCAGTAGGGGCGGTTATGGCGCTGAGCTCCTTAACTGCGGTTTATACGCTGAATGCTGGAGCACCGCTTGCAGTTGGCATCCTAGCAGCCATTGTCGTATCCGTCATTTGTTATCTGCTTAATGTGTTTATCGCTATACAGTTTGGGCTGATGTCGGTGATTTCCTCCCTCTCGGTGATGTTTATTGCTAGAGGGCTGGTGACCTATAAGGTATCGACGGCGACCGAAAAACTTAGCGTTGTGGATACAGAACAGCTCAAGCTGCTCGGCAGAAACATTCCGTTTATTCTGATTTTTCTTATTCTAATAGGTCTGATAGGAATCGTACTGTTTCATTACACAAAGATTGGTAAATATAACCGGGCCATTGGCGACAATTCCCTGGCAGCTATGCAAAGCGGGGTACAGGTGAAAAAGGCTAAAATTACCGGTTATGCTCTGGCAGGTGTGCTGGTAGGCTTTGCTTCCATCTTATCTTTAGCTCGTTCAACGGTCATCAGCGAGAACACGGGAGCCGGAATGGAGATGGATGTCATTGTGGCCCTCATTCTGGGTGGTTTATCCCTGAACGGAGGCAGCAAAGCGAAAATGAGTTCGGCGATTGTAGGCAGCATTACTTACATTTTGCTCAATAACGGGTTGGTCATGGTGGGAGTAGCTCCTGAAATGGTCTCCTTGGTGAAAGGTGTTGTATTTTTGCTCGTGGTGTTCCTGCTGCTCAAGCGTCCTTCTTCTGAGGTTATGCCCCGGTAA
- the pgmB gene encoding beta-phosphoglucomutase, which translates to MSNLPKAVIFDLDGVITDTAEFHFLAWKQLGEELGIEVDRALNEQLKGVSRLQSLERIIASSPKQPVRPIDELERLAAKKNTHYTWLIQSISPNDILPGIDTLIKELRAASIKLAVGSASKNAPFVLERLELTGAFDYIVDASNIRHGKPDPETFTDAADYLKVPYKACIGIEDSAAGIEAIKRAGMFAVGIGSAESLHQADYLVRATDNLRMSTILEAYSQWSNGTCLD; encoded by the coding sequence GTGAGTAATCTTCCCAAAGCGGTAATTTTTGATCTGGACGGGGTGATTACAGATACGGCGGAATTTCACTTCCTGGCCTGGAAACAGCTCGGCGAAGAGCTTGGAATTGAAGTTGACAGGGCATTGAATGAGCAACTGAAAGGAGTCAGTAGACTGCAGTCGCTAGAGCGGATCATTGCTTCTTCACCTAAGCAACCGGTACGGCCGATCGATGAACTGGAGCGGCTGGCGGCCAAGAAAAATACACATTATACATGGTTAATTCAGTCTATCTCGCCAAACGATATTTTGCCCGGCATCGACACATTGATTAAGGAACTGCGGGCAGCGAGCATTAAGCTGGCCGTTGGCTCGGCGAGCAAAAACGCTCCGTTCGTACTGGAGCGCCTGGAGTTGACCGGTGCTTTTGACTATATTGTTGACGCGAGCAACATAAGGCATGGCAAGCCGGATCCAGAAACCTTCACCGATGCAGCGGATTATCTGAAAGTTCCGTATAAGGCTTGCATTGGGATAGAGGATTCGGCTGCAGGCATTGAGGCTATTAAACGGGCAGGCATGTTCGCGGTAGGCATCGGATCAGCGGAATCTTTACATCAAGCTGACTATCTCGTCCGCGCTACGGATAATCTCAGGATGAGCACGATTTTGGAAGCATACAGTCAATGGAGCAACGGAACTTGCCTAGATTGA